A genome region from Oncorhynchus gorbuscha isolate QuinsamMale2020 ecotype Even-year linkage group LG26, OgorEven_v1.0, whole genome shotgun sequence includes the following:
- the LOC124015047 gene encoding protein TANC2-like isoform X6 — MPRQNSGAGRSGHDLRASAYSHAWQSNSLRFAPYRPPDIALKPLLFEVPSLTADSLFTGREWLFQEVDARLHGDDSAANRGVVVVGNVGFGKTAIISRLVALSCHGNRMRQIASDSPHASPKHGETLPLTQPQHSHGTLGGSCPGTPEMRRRQEEALRRLASQVVAYHYCQADNAYTCLVPEFVHNVAALLCRAPQLMAYREQLLREPHLQSTLSLRSCVQDPLNAFRRGVLEPLDVLQRERKIACEEDLIILVDGLNEAEFHKPDYGDTITSFLCKTMERFPPWLKLVVTVRTSLQEITHPLPFHRISLDRLEENDAIDQDLQGYLLQRIQGSAEIQSNVSLNGRLDNAAFAKLSTHLKALSRGSYLYLKLTLDLIEKGYLVLKSSSFKVVPVSLAEVYLLQLNMRFPTQSSFERALPLLNVAVASLHPLTDEQAYGAVNAGAVRGPALDWEDFQGRLELLSPFLVRRRDGTRMFTHPSFREWLIWREDGEKTKFLCDPRSGHTLLAFWFSRQEGKLNRQQTIELGHHILKAHIFKGLSKKVGVSSSVLQGLWVSYSTEGLSTALASLRNLYTPNIKVSRLLVLGGANVNYRSEVLNNAPLLCVHAHLGYAETAGLLLENGAHVDGESDSGLTPLGYAAAAGHLSIVTALCACKAKVDHLDRNGQCALVHAALRGHLQVVKFLMQSDWNPDGQPQGAFTKSHAVQQALIAGASMGYTEIASYLLDLPEKDEEEEERAQINNFDTLWGETALTAAAGRGKLDVCRLLLEQGAAFGQPNRRGIVPLFSAVRQGHWQIVDLLLNHGADVNMADKQGRTPLMMASSEGHLGTAEFLLAQGASLAQMDKEGLTALSWACLKGHMPLVRCLVERGAATAHADKSGRTPLDLASFYGDSEVVQYLVDHGAMIEHVDYSGMRPLDRAVGCRNTSVVVALLKKGAKMGPATWAMATSKPDIMIVLLSKLIEEGDGFYKKGKVKEAAQRYQYALKKFPREGFSEDLKTFRELKVSLLLNLSRCRRKMNDFGMAEEFATKALELKSKSYEAFYARARAKRSSRQFHAALEDLNEATLLCPNNREIQRLLQRVEEECLQFEEQQELDPPPSPPREQAPPPPQSLEPRLEDMQPVQDLFEEDEDYLEQDLESIPMGMTPEPRSSPSGLPLIQSLLPSPGHRNSPYLSGGPSMVQAFELPPSPPSMSSPTHQGYQSSSPSLSPTHQSSHYRPSPPHTSTAHQASATQYNFSPPPSPLRRGQYHASPTSESGGGLYRPQSASARYQSEQIPGRPKSPLSKMSSQRSFQLPSQQQPPQQGQWLQPAKAQIVRTNQPSSAVHSSAVLGTSAYSQMAHSMSTRLPPDLAELGDGVNIFPSALEGRPTLQVQASLSAGALYQHGGIQMVPMEDELPQRPSSAYRTGGPRYSQAPQISRSQSAAYYPVSPQMEMELEMEHQAALGSPENPHGLRRPVSATNAEPKPHAPTPRPLMHSQSVGLRFSHSNTSLGGVSAANLVPGFRGSTSAQQMEIPLQLSYEDGRVYCDDLSPVSPPQCSDIRVVGGTYPDKALRSRNTPFMGVVDKTARTHQYLPPQPQTIGRSWAISSLDTVVTSSTTSPGNIGPQHGYSQQPSLGHIAYYNRTNNAHNGHLLDDDYYQPPANSSRDGRADGMGRVSQVPSYPDVKVARTLPVAQAYQDSEYMQHSRDRQGPTSPIKPKRPFVESNV, encoded by the exons ATGCCCCGTCAGAACTCTGGGGCCGGGCGCTCCGGACACGACCTCAGAG CTTCTGCTTACAGCCATGCCTGGCAATCTAACTCAC tacgcTTTGCCCCCTACCGCCCCCCGGATATCGCCCTCAAGCCCCTTCTGTTCGAGGTGCCCAGCCTGACAGCTGATTCGCTCTTCACCGGGAGGGAGTGGCTCTTCCAGGAAGTGGACGCCCGTCTTCATGGCGACGACTCGGCAGCCAATCGAGGTGTGGTTGTCGTGGGCAATGTGGGCTTCGGCAAGACTGCCATCATCTCCCGCCTGGTGGCACTCAGCTGCCACGGCAACCGCATGAGGCAGATCGCCTCGGACAGCCCCCACGCCTCGCCCAAAC atGGAGAGACCCTGCCCCTCACCCAGCCCCAGCACTCCCATGGCACCCTGGGGGGCAGCTGCCCTGGCACGCCTGAGATGAGGAGACGCCAGGAGGAGGCTTTACGGCGGCTCGCCTCAcag GTGGTGGCATACCACTACTGCCAGGCGGACAATGCCTACACGTGCCTGGTGCCAGAGTTTGTCCACAACGTGGCGGCTCTGCTGTGCCGGGCACCCCAGCTCATGGCCTACAGGGAGCAGCTGCTACGGGAGCCCCACCTGCAGAGCACCCTCAGTCTGCGCTCCTGTGTCCAGGACCCCCTCAATGCCTTCAGGAGGGGTGTGCTGGAGCCCCTCGATGTCCTGCAGAGAG AGAGGAAGATAGCATGTGAGGAGGACCTGATCATTCTGGTAGACGGGCTGAATGAGGCAGAGTTCCACAAGCCAGACTATGGCGACACCATCACCTCCTTCCTGTGTAAGACTATGGAACGCTTTCCTCCCTGGCTCAAACTGGTGGTCACCGTCAGGACCTCCCTACAGGAGATCACACATCCCCTCCCGTTCCACCGTATCTCTCTTGACCGCCTGGAAGAGAATGATGCCATAGACCAGGACCTGCAG GGCtacctgctgcagaggatacaggGCAGTGCTGAGATCCAGAGCAACGTGTCTCTCAACGGGCGTCTGGACAACGCAGCCTTCGCCAAGCTGAGCACCCACCTCAAGGCCCTGAGCCGCGGCTCCTACCTCTACCTGAAGCTGACGCTAGACCTCATCGAGAAGGGCTAcctggtgctcaagagctccagctTCAAG GTGGTGCCGGTGAGCCTGGCTGAGGTGTACCTGCTGCAGCTCAACATGCGTTTCCCCACCCAGTCGTCCTTCGAGCGTGCCCTCCCCCTGCTCAACGTGGCCGtggcctccctccaccccctcacgGACGAGCAGGCGTATGGGGCAGTGAATGCTGGTGCCGTGCGAGGCCCCGCCCTGGACTGGGAAGATTTCCAGGGGCGACTGGAGCTGCTATCGCCCTTCCTGGTGCGGAGAAGGGACGGAACACGTATGTTCACACACCCCTCCTTCAGGGAGTGGCTCATCTGGAGGGAGGACGGGGAGAAGACCAAGTTCCTCTGTGACCCGAG GAGTGGCCACACACTCCTGGCCTTCTGGTTCTCACGTCAGGAGGGCAAACTGAACCGGCAGCAGACCATAGAGCTGGGCCACCACATCCTCAAAGCACACATCTTCAAG GGCCTGAGTAAGAAGGTTGGGGTCTCCTCGTCAGTCCTGCAGGGGCTGTGGGTCTCTTACAGCACAGAGGGGCTCTCCACTGCTCTGGCCTCACTGAGGAACCTTTACACACCCAATATCAAG GTGAGCCGTTTGTTGGTCCTAGGCGGCGCCAACGTTAACTACCGTTCTGAGGTTCTGAACAACGCCCCATTGCTGTGTGTCCACGCCCACCTGGGCTACGCGGAGACAGCCGGCCTGCTGCTGGAGAACGGAGCGCACGTAGACGGGGAGTCCGACAGCGGCCTCACCCCACTGGGCTACGCCGCCGCCGCTGGACACCTGTCCATCGTCACTGCGCTCTGTGCCTGCAAGGCCAAG gTGGACCACCTGGACAGGAACGGACAGTGTGCGCTGGTGCACGCTGCACTGCGAGGACACCTGCAGGTGGTCAAGTTTCTGATGCAGAGTGACTGGAACCCTGACGGACAGCCTCAAGGAGCCTTCACCAAGAGTCACGCTGTCCAGCAGGCCCTTATAGCAGGGGCCAGCATGGGATACACAGAG ATCGCCTCTTACCTATTGGACCTGCcagagaaggatgaggaggaggaggagcgagcACAGATCAACAACTTTGACACACTCTGGGGAGAGACTG CGCTGACTGCAGCAGCAGGCAGGGGGAAGCTGGATGTGTGCAGGCTGCTGTTGGAACAAGGGGCAGCGTTTGGACAGCCTAACCGCCGGGGCATCGTGCCTCTCTTCAGCGCTGTGCGCCAGGGACATTGGCAG ATAGTGGACCTGCTGTTGAACCATGGAGCTGACGTCAACATGGCAGACAAGCAGGGCCGCACACCCCTCATGATGGCCTCCTCAGAGGGCCACCTCGGCACAGCGGAGTTCCTACTGGCACAAG GTGCGTCTCTGGCCCAGATGGACAAGGAAGGTCTGACTGCTCTGAGCTGGGCGTGTCTGAAGGGTCACATGCCATTGGTGCGTTGCCTGGTTGAGAGGGGCGCGGCCACTGCCCACGCCGATAAGAGTGGACGCACCCCCCTGGACCTGGCCTCTTTCTACGGAGACTCAGAAGTG gtgcAGTATCTGGTGGACCACGGGGCGATGATAGAGCATGTGGACTACAGTGGGATGCGACCTCTGGACCGGGCCGTGGGCTGCAGGAACACCTCTGTGGTGGTGGCTCTGCTCAAGAAGGGAGCAAAGATGG GTCCGGCCACCTGGGCCATGGCCACCTCCAAACCCGACATCATGATCGTCCTGCTCAGCAAGCTGATAGAGGAAGGAGATGGTTTCTACAAG AAAGGTAAAGTGAAGGAGGCGGCCCAGCGGTACCAGTACGCCTTAAAGAAGTTCCCCCGCGAGGGCTTCAGCGAGGACCTCAAGACCTTCAGAGAGCTCAAGGtgtccctcctcctcaacctgtCCCGCTGTCGGAGGAAAATGAAT GACTTTGGGATGGCTGAGGAGTTTGCTACCAAGGCGCTAGAGTTGAAATCCAAATCGTACGAGGCCTTTTACGCCAGAGCCCGCGCCAAGCGCAGCAGCAG GCAGTTCCACGCAGCCCTGGAGGACCTGAATGAGGCCACCCTCCTTTGCCCCAACAACCGGGAGATCCAGCGCCTGCtgcagagggtggaggaggagtgtcTTCAGTTCGAGGAGCAACAGGAGCTGGaccctcccccatcccctcccAGAGAGCAGGCCCCGCCCCCTCCCCAGTCCCTGGAGCCCCGCCTGGAGGACATGCAGCCAGTGCAGGACCTGTTTGAAGAGGACGAGGACTACCTGGAGCAGGACCTAGAGAGCATCCCCATGGGCATGACTCCTGAGCCCCGCTCAAGCCCCTCTGGCCTGCCCCTCATCCAGAGCCTGCTGCCCTCCCCGGGCCACCGCAACTCGCCCTACCTCTCCGGAGGCCCCTCCATGGTCCAGGCTTTCGAGCTACCCCCTAGCCCCCCTTCCATGTCCTCCCCCACGCACCAAGGCTACCAGTCCTCCTCCCCATCACTTTCCCCGACGCACCAGAGCTCCCACTACCGGCCTAGCCCTCCGCACACCTCCACAGCCCACCAGGCTTCCGCTACGCAGTACAACTTCAGCCCACCACCTTCGCCTCTCCGCCGGGGGCAGTACCACGCCAGCCCCACCTCAGAGAGTGGAGGAGGTCTGTACCGGCCACAGTCGGCCTCAGCCCGCTACCAGTCGGAGCAGATACCCGGCCGGCCGAAGTCTCCACTGTCTAAGATGAGCAGCCAGCGCTCCTTCCAGCTGCCCTCCCAGCAGCAGCCTCCACAGCAGGGCCAGTGGCTGCAGCCTGCCAAGGCCCAGATCGTACGCACCAACCAGCCCAGCTCCGCTGTGCACTCCAGTGCTGTGCTGGGCACCAGTGCCTACAGCCAGATGGCCCACTCCATGAGCACCCGCCTCCCCCCCGATCTGGCCGAGCTGGGGGACGGAGTGAATATATTCCCCAGTGCCCTGGAAGGGAGGCCCACGCTACAGGTACAGGCCAGCCTCAGTGCAGGAGCACTGTACCAACATGGTGGGATCCAGATGGTCCCAATGGAGGATGAGCTCCCCCAGCGGCCCTCCTCAGCTTACCGGACTGGAGGTCCTCGCTACAGCCAGGCCCCCCAGATCAGCCGCAGCCAGTCGGCAGCGTACTACCCTGTCTCACCTCAGATGGAAATGGAGTTAGAGATGGAGCACCAGGCGGCGCTGGGATCACCGGAGAACCCCCACGGCTTGCGCCGACCTGTCAGTGCCACCAACGCAGAGCCAAAGCCACACGCACCCACTCCCCGGCCCCTCATGCACTCCCAGAGCGTAGGCCTCCGCTTCTCCCACTCCAACACAAGCCTGGGTGGGGTCTCTGCAGCTAATCTAGTCCCAGGCTTCCGTGGCTCCACCTCAGCCCAGCAGATGGAAATCCCTCTACAGCTGTCCTACGAGGATGGTAGAGTCTACTGCGACGACCTCTCGCCTGTGTCTCCTCCACAGTGCAGCGACATAAGGGTGGTGGGAGGGACGTACCCAGACAAGGCGCTCCGCTCCAGAAACACACCTTTCATGGGCGTTGTCGATAAGACGGCGCGGACTCACCAGTACCTGCCACCACAACCGCAGACAATAGGGCGCTCCTGGGCCATCTCTTCCCTGGACACGGTAGTGACAAGCTCCACCACGTCTCCAGGGAACATTGGCCCTCAGCATGGCTACAGCCAACAGCCCAGCCTGGGACACATCGCCTACTACAACCGCACCAACAACGCCCACAACGGACACCTCCTGGACGATGACTACTACCAGCCGCCAGCTAACAGCTCACGGGACGGCAGGGCAGATGGCATGGGCCGTGTGAGCCAGGTGCCATCCTACCCAGACGTCAAGGTGGCCCGGACGCTGCCTGTGGCCCAGGCCTACCAGGACAGCGAGTACATGCAGCACTCCAGGGACAGGCAGGGCCCCACGTCCCCTATCAAACCAAAGAGACCTTTCGTGGAGTCAAACGTTtag